The genomic region AAATTCTTTTGCCATTCAAATTCATACCGTCCTTCGTATTGAATGACCCTCTCAGGTTTTTAAATCTTCCCTGCCTCCCGAGGCGAGTCTGGTCGATTGTAGGTCTCCTCATGTAAATGGCATCCTTGCATACCGGCTCTCCCCTCATTTTTCCAAGAGCCTCCGCCAAAAGAAAGGCCTGGTTAAAGCCCCTTTCCCTTTCTCTGCTTTCATGCAGCGGAACGGGAACAATAAGATCGAATGCTTCCATACCCGAATCGCGTAGCCTGTCATAAATCATCTCCGCCATATGGAAAGCCGCATAAACCTTCTTACCGTATTTCAGCATGAAAATAAGCCTTCGCGAAAAATCGTCGTAGGTAAGGCAGCTTACCGCTTTTTCAAAATGAAGGCTCTGCCCCGCACATTCGGAGCACCAAGCATCGGATACATTATTCGAAATAGGTCTGCCACAGCGATTGCAGCAATCATCTTCCAAAAGAAACCTCAAACCTTTACGACACTCCGGACAAATCGAATACCTCTCCCCGAGCAATATCTGTCTGCCGCAAAGCAGGCAGTGTATATTTTTAGGAAATAGCAAATCCGCAAAAGCGCCAAGCCATCTATTTTTCATCAGTTCTCATCTTCCTCCATAAAATCAGCCACTTTCTTGAATCGGTAAAGAAGTCCCGAATTCCTTTTCATTCCTTTTTCATTCTTTATCATCGCATAAAGATATTTGCTTTGCCCAACCAATACCACCAGCTCCTTTGCCCTGGTTATTGCGGTATATATTATGTTCCTGTTAAGCAACATTGGCGGCGCCCAGCTAAGGGGTATTACCACCACAGGAAATTCACTGCCCTGGCTCTTGTGGATTGTTACGCAAAACGCATGGATCAACTCGTCCATGTCGGCAAAATCGTAGCTTATTATTCTGTCTTCGTCAAAAACTACATCCATCTTCAAAGCTTCGTGATCTATTCGGGATATGAATCCTATGTCTCCGTTAAAGACTCCATCGCCCTCTCTAAGCCCGTCCATGGACTTCCACTTTATGTTGTAGTTGTTCCTTATCTGCATTATCTTATCGCCCTCGCGGAAAATACGCTCCCCGGTATTTTTTTCTTTCTTTTCCGGCGACGGCGGATTCAGCATTCCCTGAAGGGCTATGTTGAGGCTTTTGGTCCCGACTATTCCACCCTTCATTGGAGTAAGAACCTGAATATCCTTCATTGGATCGTAACCGTTGAACTTTGGCAATCTATCGCTGACAAGCTCCTCAATAGCCTTTAGAATATCATCTGGCGAATCCTTGCTTATATGAAAAAAGTCCCTGTCCTTTTGATTCATCAGAGGGTATTCTCCCTGATTTATCCTGTGGGCATTTAGCACAATCATACTTTCCCTCG from Peptostreptococcaceae bacterium harbors:
- a CDS encoding ComF family protein, whose product is MKNRWLGAFADLLFPKNIHCLLCGRQILLGERYSICPECRKGLRFLLEDDCCNRCGRPISNNVSDAWCSECAGQSLHFEKAVSCLTYDDFSRRLIFMLKYGKKVYAAFHMAEMIYDRLRDSGMEAFDLIVPVPLHESRERERGFNQAFLLAEALGKMRGEPVCKDAIYMRRPTIDQTRLGRQGRFKNLRGSFNTKDGMNLNGKRILLIDDVLTTGATADDCARALKEAGAEAVVAATVACS